The genomic region tgggagccatatttaactgtctgtgtttcactttgggtttgtgggtttttgttccgtgttcggtcattgtcaccgtggacttcacgagtcgtgttttgtttagaaactttaactaattaaagtcatgtttgtttctcacgctgcgccttggtctactcattactacgacgatcgtgacagctagagcctagacttgaatccgatcgaacatctctggagagacctgaaaataggatctgcggagaagaatgggagaaactccccaaatacaggtgtgccaagcttgtagcgtcatacccaagaagactcgaggctgtaatcgctgccaaacgtgcttcaacaaagtactgagtaaagggtctgaataatgtTAATGTGTTTTTCAGTttattatttgtaatacatttgcaaaaatgtctaatacattttttttaggaactcagtattgagagtaagaatagtaTAATACACCAGGtgcaaaattagaaatgtgtctgtgcatcagcagtttttctcttgttatgtcagtcactcaattagctgaAAATCAGCCATGTCAATTTTttgattggtagttagtctagacAGTCGGCCGAATACCGACTTAACCCTAAATAAATCACATCCCTGAACAAACATTACCCAATGAAATACTATTTAGTTAAATTGCATTGAGGAAACCATTTAAGATATTTTTTAGATGGTCTCAACTCAATTTAATGTTATTAGACATCCAAATCAAGCACATTATCCAAAATCATGTGCAGTCAGAGGACAATTTAATTATCAAGCAGAATACTGTCTGAAGACATTCACAGACTTTACTAGTACCAGTTATACAGTGAGTGAACAAAATATTAAGaagaccttcctaatattgagttttcccctcagaacagcctcaatttgttggggcatggactctacaaggtgtcgaaggtATTGTGTCAAGTtgcctggatgtcctttgggtggtggaccattcttgatacacacaggaaactgttgagcgtgaaaaacccagcagcgttgcagttcttgacacaagctggtgcgcctggcacctactaccataccccgttcaaaggcgcttaaatcttttgtcttgcccattcactctctgaatggcacacatacacaatccatgtctcaattgtctcaaggtttaaaaatccttctttaacctgtctcctccccttcatctatactgattgaagtggatttaacaagtgacatcaataagggatcatagctttcacctggattcacctggcagtctatgtcatggaaagagcaggtgttcttaatgttttgtacactcagtgtagaatgCCTGGAAATGACAAGAGTGCAGCAAAATAATTGTACACTGAAAATATATTAAACATGTGCACAACCACCTACACTTTGCTGTGtttttcataataataataatacatttcatTTGTAAAGTGCTTTTCTCACACCCAAGGCACAACAAAattgtattataataataataataaaaacaatccaaaacacagaacatagaacacagacAACGAACAAAGCTATACATGGGTGTCATCAGATCCAGAGGACATGAGAACAGAATTAGCAGAGGTCCTTGAAAGCTTTTCTGAACAGCACGGTCTTGAGCTGTACGTGAAACGAGGACAGAGACTAGTAGTGTCTGGAAGTGCGTTCCACAGCCGTGGAGCCGCGCAACTGAAAGCCCTGTTATCCATCGTTTTTAGTCTGCTACAGGGCTGCTGAAGGGAGACAGACCTGGAGGAGCGAAGGGTGCGTGTGGGGCAGGAGGATAGAACGAGGTCAGACAGGTAGTCGTGTCCAGAGTTGTGGATAGCTTGGTAGGTGTGAACCAGGATTTTGTCGTCGATGCGTGAGCATATGGGAGTCAGTGGAGGTTGAACAGCACTGGAGTGATGTGCTCGTGGGGGGGAGGTGTGGGTGTGTAGACGTGCAGCACTTGGCAGATGCGCCAACAAACAGGGCGTTTCAATACTCCAGACGGGATGAAATAAAGGCATGGATAAGTTGCTCAACCGCAGGTTTTGATAGCATAGGTCGTAACATGGCAATGTTTTGTAGATGGAAAAATTAGAATTTGGTCACACTCTTGATGTGGGCCTCAAACGAGAGCTGACTGTCAAATATCACACCCAGGTTGCGAACCTCATTTGTGAGGAGGACCTTGACACAATCGATATTGAGGCTGTAGCTGCTGATGTTGTGTATGATGGTGGGAGTGCCAATCAGGTTGACCTCTGTCTTTTTGCAGTTTAACTGCAGGAAATTCAACTGCATCCATGCTTTGATGTCCTGCAGGCTGCTGATCAGGAGTGCAGTGGCATTGGCAGTGTCAGTGTTTGTGGAGACATACAGCTGAGTGTCATCTGCATAAAAGTGAAAGCTCAGTCCGTGTTTCCTCAAGATGTTTCCCAGTGGCAGCATGTACAGTACAAACAAAACAGTAGTGGACCGAGAACCAAGCCCTGAGGGTCCCCCTGTCGGACCACAACTGTGTCTGACCTACTTGGACCGATGACTACAAACTGGACCTGAACCAGTCCAGGGCAGTGTCTGACAGGCCCAGGAGCTTCTTCAGGAGCAGTCCAGCAGGATGGCGTGGCTGACTTTGTCGAATGCTGCACTGAGGTCCAGCAGTATGAGGATGCAGGCAGCCGAGAGTCAGCATTCATGAGGAGGTAATTGGTGATCCTTACCAGGGAAGTCTCGGTGCTGTGTCTAGCTCTGAAACCTGAGTGGAAGGGCTCGACTAGGTTGTGAGTGGCCAGATGGTTTTGGAGTTGGCTAGAAACAGCACATTCGAGGAGCTTGCTCAGGAAGGGCAGGTTGGAGATAGGCCTGTAGTTCTGGAGGTTGTCAGGGTCAGATCCAGGCTTTTTAAGTACTGGTGTGACTGCGGCCAGTTTGAGCTGAGTAGGGACACATCCAGTGATAAGGGACTTGTAATTATTTCTATGAAGAAAGGCACCAGAGCAAGTAAGCATGTCTTGACAAGGGAGgtggggatagggtcaagtgagCAAGTGGTGGGCCTCATTGTCCTAACCAGCTTGGTTACATCAGCTGCAGTGACTGTGGTGAAGGTGAAGAACCTTGACTCAGGGAGCGTAGGACTGGCTAGCTCAACTACTGGGGCTGGAGAGGACAGGATGGTGTTGCTGATGTTTTTGGAAGAAGCACAGGTATTGATTGCACTGTTCTGGGGAGGGTGAGGTAGCATATTTGTTCACAGTTTGGAGGAGCTTTCTCACAGTAGAGAACAGCACCTGTTGCTGATCAGTTGGGAGTAGTAGGATGTCCAAGCTGCATTTATGGCCTCTATATATTCTTGCTGATGTTGCTGATACATCTGCGCATGTACAGTTAGCCCAGTTTTCTTATACTGTCATTCTCAATGACAGCCAGTTGCTTTGAGAGAGCGTAGCTCCTTAATGTACAAGGGAGAAGACTTGGAGAAAGACACCAGGGGGGTTTTCAAAGGAGCAACTTCATCCAGTATGGAGGCCAAGGCAGTGTTGTATTGAGCCACATAGTCAGTAACTGGCAGGTAGGAGATGGATTCAGTAAGATGGGCAGTGTATTGTTTTCAGATTTCTAAACTGAATGGAGTGTTTCTTGGGCCGAGTGGGTAGAGGAATAGCTAGGGTGAAGGGGATGACTTTTTGGTCAGACAGCCCTGACACATTTCCTTCCACGCCTGTGGTACAGACCAGGTccagtttttacatttacatcatttagcagacgctcttatccagagcgacttgcaaattggttcattcaacttatgatagccagtgggacaaccacttttatttttttgggggggtggggaaagaaggattactttatactattccagctattccttaaagaggtagggtttcaagtgtctccggaaggtggtcagtgactccgctttCCTGGcatcatgggggagcttgttccaccattggggtgccagagcagcgaatagctttgactgggctgagcgggaactgtgcttccgtagaggtaggggagctagcaggccagaggtggatgaacgtagtgccctcgtttgggtgtagggtctgatcagagcctgaaggtaaggaggtgccgttcccctcacagctccgtaggcaagcaccatggtcttgtagtagatgcgagcctcaactggaagccagtggagtgtgcggaggagcggggtgacataagagaacttgggaaggttgaacaccagactggctgcagcattctggataagttgtaggggtttaatggcacagatagggagcccagccaacagcgagttgcagtaatctagatgggagatgacaagtgcctggattaggacctgtgccgctttctgtgtaaggtagggtcgtactctgcgaatgttgtagagcatgaacctgcaggatcgggtcaccgctttgatgttagtggagaatgacagggtgttgtccagggtcacgccaaggttctttgcactctgggaggaggacacaatggagttgtcaaccgtgatggtgagatcatggagtgggcagtccttccccgggaggaagagcagctccgtcttgccgaggttcagcttgaggtggtgatccgacatccacactgatgtctgccagacatgcagagatgcgattcgccacctggttatcagaagattaattgtgtgtcgtctgcgtagcagtgataggagagaccatgtgaggatatgaccgagccaagtgacttggtgtatagagagaataggagagggcctagaactgagccctgggggacaccagtggtgagagcacgtggtgtggagacagattctcgccacgccacctggtaggagcgacctgtcaggtaggacgcaatccaagagtgagcagtgccggagatgcccaactcggagagggtggagaggaggatctgatggttcacagtatcaaaggcagcggataggtctagaaggataagagcagaggatagagagttagctttagcagtgcggagagcctccgtgacacagagaagagcagtctcagttgaatgaccagttttgaaacctgactggtttggatcaagaaggtcattctgagagagatagcaagagagttggctagagacggcacgctcaagagttttggagagaaaagaaagaagggatactggtctgtagttgttgacatcggagggatcgagtgtaggttttttgaggagggatgcaactctcgctctcttgaagacggaaggaacatggccagcggtcaaggatgagttgatgagcgaggtgaggtaagggagaaggtctccggaaatggtctggagaagagaggaggggatagggtcaagcgggcaggttgttgggcggccggccgtcacaagtcgcaagatttcatctggagagagaggggagaaagaagtcaaagcatagggtagggcagtgtgagcaggaccagcggtgtcatttgacttaataaatgaggatcagatgtcgtcaaccttcttttcaaaatggttgacgaagtcatccacagagagggaggatggagggggaggaggaggaggattcagcagggaggagaaggtggcaaagagcttcctagggttcgaggcttgaaatttagagtggtagaaagtggctttagcagcggaaacagaggaagagaatgtagagaggagggagtgaaaagatgacaggtccgcagggagtctagttttgctcaatttccgctcggctaccccgagccctcttctgtgagctcgcaattagtcgtcaagccacggagcaggaggggaggaccgagccggccgggaggataggggacatagtgagtcaaaagatgcagaaagggaggagaggagggttgaggaggcagaatcaggagatcggagggagaaggatttagcagagggaagagatgataggatggaagaggagagagtagcgggagagagagcgaagtttgcgacggcacattaccatctgagtaggggcagagtgagtagtgttggaggagagcgagagagaaaaggatacaaagtagtggttggagacttggaggggagttgcagtgagattagtagaagaacagcatctagtaaagatgaggtcaagcgtattgcctgccttgtgagtagggggggacggtgagagggtgaggtcaaaagaggaaaggagtggaaagaaggaggcagagagaaacgagtcaaaggcagacgtagggaggttaagtcacccagaactgtgagggctgagccatcctcaggaaaggaacttatcaaggcgtcaagctcattgatgaactctccaagggaacctgcagggcgataaatgacaaggatgttaagcttgaatgggcaagtgactgtgacagcatggaattcaaatgaggagatagacagatgggtcagggggaaaagagagaatgtccacttgggagagatgaggattcctgtgccaccgccgctctgaccagatgctctcggtgtatgcgagaacacatggtcatacgaggaaagagcagtaggagtagcagtgttttctgtggtaatccatgtttcagtGTATGGCCTTTGTTGTGGGGGGGCAAAGTACATGAACATGAGTCCAAAATTGTCAAGGACATCAGCCAGGCCAGTAGAGAGCATGCCGTCAGGGGAGTCGACATGTATGTTGAAATCCCCAAGCACTAGTATAGCAGGGAAACAAGGGGCTTAGGAGTGTTAGTAGCTCAGATAGTTCAGCAAGAAAGTCAAAGTTGAGCTTAGGAGGCCTATAAATCTTTATTTATGAGATAGGTTGTCTGTCCCACCAATACTTTAGGTCAGAGACtatgggtgtttctcaatatccATACTACCGTGCGCCATTACATTTGAGAAGCCCTCGCGCTCCCCCTGCTGTATTACCTGACGCTGCAcatccccattcactgaaccttcttccagctaggacaatggcaacaatagattaaacaagatatacacaaagcaaacgttttacGTCATAATTATCAGTTgatatgtgaatcgtaataatctagctagccagctagttaaacaggcaaaaatgacctaaaacgaatgttatgcaaggtagatgtaCATTTATCGTGTGTAGCAATTCttcgtggctagctagctagccagttagccataTTGACTTACTATGGACTTAGCTACCCATTCACTGAACcatcttccagccaggacaatggcaatagAGACGAAATAAGATCtacacaaagcaaacgttttacttcataactatcaGGTAGTATATGTGAATCATAATATtgtagctaaccagatagtttaacaggcaaaaatgacctaaaactaatataatgcaaggtagatgtcaattcttcgtgggtagctagctaacaattatttgcggctatctggctagctaacagtagtagctagccagttaggcCTACTGACTTATTATGGGCTTGCGATCTAcgcaggtaaacatgccaaaattaacacagcatgtatttattaatgtatcaagataaaatattgtagtcagcAACATTTTTTTCTGAAGTCAGagtgtattttctctcgcttcagctcaaataatggccGCCATTGATTTCAAGAAATGTTGTATAATTGTTACGTGGTTGCGTCATATTTCTTTGCATATTTTACATGTACTTATTACCATTGCTAACCTTCAGATTACAGAGACTCAGTGGGGGTTGAAAATAGTGCCCTTTGTGTTCATTGCCGGTATTACTGAATATACCGGTATGGCACTaggtcggtatgaaggtatgacaatctggataccgcccaagccttgGTTGAAGGATATGTACTCATTGGGCTGATGCCAAGTCTCAGTGAGGCAGAGAAAGTCTAGACCTCTATCAGTggtgatgtcattcagtagtAAGCCTTAGTTGTTTATGGATCTTGCATTTAAAAGCCCCAGTTAAATGACTTTGGAATTTGCCTAAGGGGCAGCCTGCAGAACTGGGCAGTGTCCTTTATCATCCACCTAAGTTTGTTCAATATGTGCAAAACTTCTGAGGAATCCTTGGGTGAGTGATAGTTGCTGCCATTTCTGTATCTTTTGGTCCAGCCTTTTGTCTAGTAGATGGGAGATGAAATAAGAAGAATTGAGATGAGGATCTAATAGGATCTGAGCTGGGTTTTGAATCCAAACAATTAGGTAGTTGATTGGAAAAGTAGTCAAATTTGTTAACAAATGTAAcattgttgatttaaaaaaaaactagaTTTCTTGATTAGCTATAAAAGAAAAACATAACAGTCATATCTAAAAGTACTCCAACAAAAATGCTGCAGACTGTGTTTCACCTGTAGAAATtgtagcactactgggtgatttgaaaagtcatagtcaatcgatcaataatataataatacttttagcaaaaacaagatatctttaatttacaatctgtagaaactatgagaatagaaagattCAAAACTTtggtgaaacatcacagcacagttgataaatatatggcaataataaataaaaaatggatggtgttaagagatagatgggaggggttgagtggagctggatgggactaaaaacaaacaaaggataactattgtaaaatatactgtgtccgtaaaatgtatatagtattgataagctggaagtagaagcctaagtgttgttgtccattagtttactccaattaggggaggggtggtagagtTAGGGGAAAATATTAAAATAACATATATATATTCACTGACAttgtcaacctctccctgaccgagtctgtaatacctacatgtttcaagcagaccaccatagtccctgtgcccaagaacaccaaggtaacctgcctaaatgaccacTGActcatagcactcacgtctgcagCCATGAAGTGTTTGAAAGGCtcttcatggctcacatcaacactattttcccagaaacactagacccactccaatttgcataccgccccaacagatccacagatgacacaatctctattgcactccacattgtcctttcccacctggacaaaaggaacacctacgtgagaatgctattcattgactacagctcagcgttcaacaccatagtgccctcaaagctcatcaataagctaaggaccctgggactaaacacctccctctgcaactggatcctggagttcctgacgggctgcccccaggtgctatgggtaggtaacaacacatctgccacgctgatcctcaacacgggggcccctcaggggtgcatgctcaggcccctcctgtactccctgttcacccatgactgcatggccaagcacgactccaacactatcattaagtttgccgacgacacaacagtggtagacctgatcacggacaacaatgagacagcctatagggaggaggtcagagacctggcagtgtggtgccaggataacaacctctccctcaacatgatcaagacaaaggagatgatcttggactacaggaaaaggagggccgagcacgcccccattctcagcgacggggctgtagtggagcaggttgagaacttcaagttccttggtgtccacatcaccaacaaactatcatggtccaaaaacaccaagacagtcatgaagagggcacaacaacgcctattccccctcaggagactgaaaagatttggcatgggtcctcagagcctcaaaaagttatacagctgcaccatcgagagcatcctgactggttgcatcaccgcctggtatggcaactgctaggccaccgaccgcaaggcactacagagggttgtgcgtacggcccagtacatcactggggccaagcttcctgccatctaggacctctataccaggcggtgtcagaggaaggccctaaaaattgccaaagactccagccaccctagtcgtagactgttctctctgctacagcacggaaagtggtaccggagcgccaagtctaggtccaaaaggcttcttaacagcttttacccctaagccataagactcctgaacagctaatcaaatgcattgatggttaagggcttgtaagtaagcatttcactgtaaggtctaaacctgttgtattcggcgcatgtgacaaatacaatttgatttggattttttttttttatatatatatgggggattggaaatgatgcagacaattacattgatggaaactacaatctatctgcaatattaaagctgatctaccccctaaaacatatatataataataataattgtctaGTCCTACATAGTATGAGTCAAATTTAACTGGTCTATTTCCAGTTCTTCATATTAGAATTCATCAAATGGGCTATTGCAACAACCAAGAGATTCAACGGTTTATAACACACTCCAACTTCTGCTGATGTGGCTCATTAAAAATTTTTTTTACAGCTTTCCTAAATGTACAGAATATTTTGTGTTAATAACACTGAACACTACAAATCCTTTTTGTGAAGCTCAGCTGAAGAATGTGTAAGGAAAAAAACAAGTGTTCCCAAGAATATGTATAAACATGTTCAAAAGGAATATCTAAATACCAACAGAACAGGAACATTCTCACATTGGAACACTGTCAAGTATATAGTGAACAAGATTTTCAATACACACATTCAAATGTTTTTTCATCAGAGAAGCTCTTATTCCCTCTATCGTGTGCGAAAATGTTTGTTTTACCTGTTTAATTCTGGTCACATGCTTGGCTAAGTTCACTTGTTTGTGTGTTACTAAGCCCTGACCTCAGTTTGGATAATGTATTCAGAATCAATTCAGTCTTTAGCCATTGTGTGTAGCCTGGAATTGACTGGTATGCAGCCGAGTAAAAAAGTATCTGCCAGCTTGATGAATCTCAGCTGGGCTGAATACAAAACTGTCCCAGACTAAGTCCTGTTCTGTTGTCTAAATGAAATAAGACTTGGCTGAAGTCCACAGGCAGGGCCCACATTGTCAGGGAGCGGTGAAAAAGGACCACCGTAAATATGTTTCGTCGTTTTGTTTTCAATATTCTCCTCACAATTGATTTATCATGGGATCAATACCTGGTGGATACATATATACTTAAGCAGACGGAAGCTAAGGAAAGACTGGGAATAGTGGGAGAAGCATGGGGTAAAGTGGTgggtgagctagtgacacagccTGATGTGTGTCAAATTCGATCTGTTGGTTTGTTTGTGATTTAGTTAATAACACATTTAATTTGAGTCCACTGTTTGAACAAAAATAATCTGTGTTTTCTCCCTACTGCATTCTGCAGTGAGAAGCTGTCCACCCCTCTGATGCTGAAAGCTGTGACAGCCAAGCAATGTCATATAGAAAAGGCTACAACTCCCATCTCCTATTTTATGATAATTAATATGTGCATGAAGTAATGGTGCTACACCCTAgcatgcataaacacacactgCTTTACAATGATTAGGCAAAATCAATGCAGAAATGAAGGCGGGGGAGATTATTTATTACACTATAATAGGAGGAAGTATCTAGGAAGTATTTAGCTCCTCACGCATGTGtacacacagatagagagagagagagagagagagagagagagagagagagagagagagagagagagagagagagagagagagagagagagagagagagagagagagagagagagagagagaggagagagagagagagagagagagagagagagagagagagagagagagagagagagagagagagtctggtgCATCTATGTCAAGACCTGAATGTGGCTTGCTGCAGGTAATATGTGACATTTGGACAAACATTCACTTGGCTCTACGAAAGGGAATGCAGACATTGATCTACTGATGCACCCAGAGAGACCTCTTGAGAAGCTGTAAGAAGACATAACATGGCCTATTTCCTGCTGTTACCTTTTATTCCGGCTATGCTGTGAGATTTGTTCAGACATAAGAGCTAGCAGAGGCACATGAGATCACACTGCGTGATTTTCTATATTCATCGGTTTCAAAGAAAATTCAAGAGTATTGAACATTTCTAACATGTACAGTAATAACAAATCCAAATCACATCTGCTCACTAGGAGATGTGTTTATGAAGGGATGAGGAGGCCATTTgcgaacacatgcacacacagagctCCCCTCCTGTAAATCCGAGCCGAGCAAGGTTAAGCACTCGCCTTAACAAGATGACTAATAATTTGTGTCAGATCATTTTCCTGATACAGCCAGAGGACTGGAGAACATATGCTCCAACCCCTGTCTCCTTGCCAGAACATTTCATCCTCCTTTGCCCCTATATCACAGCAGTAGCTATCTAACACTCCTCCTTCTCAGCCTTTACACAAAGCGCTAATCTGGGGGAgctgaggagaagagagaggagagagaggagagagaggatagagagcgtaGCATGGACAGTATTCACAGCTGCAGCAGCCGCAGTAGCAGCACTCTGCCCTTCTGACTGGGCTGACCTGCCCATGCCAGGCTGGCAGTTCCATTGGCCCTGGGCTGGGGAAGCTACTGGAGAGAGAGGTGCCGTGGAGAGCTCTGTCACAGCAATTAGCCACTGCTGAACAACTCTGGAGCGAACGAACGCAGCTATTAGCATGGCATGCGCCAACATGCATTTACAGACGTCATGCCCTGCGCCGCCTGCCCGGGCTCAATCACATATTCAGAGATACAGTCTACCCTAGGCTGAGCAATGAAATGCAGTGTGGACATCATCTGAGGAGGAGGGAATAAGAAGAGAAAAAAATACACAAGCATACAAGAGGTGTGTTTATGTGCAAACAAGCCACATGTTGTAGAGATTGGTATAGCTATAAGGCATACATCAGTATACATCATTGTAATCCAATGGCATTCCTTTCCGGGAGTTAAATTACAAAGAGCTTTGTGCAGTTGCCTGTGAGGCCACAGTGAGCCCAGTCCTACTCATGCCTGCTCACACACAAGGAAAATCAATACCTACTATTAAGCATTCCGCTGCACATTAATCTCTTGATTAGTAGCCAGGAATGATTATATGGCTTTGCTTGCAATAATCT from Coregonus clupeaformis isolate EN_2021a chromosome 3, ASM2061545v1, whole genome shotgun sequence harbors:
- the LOC121545476 gene encoding uncharacterized protein LOC121545476, whose amino-acid sequence is SSLTAGHVPSVFKRARVASLLKKPTLDPSDVNNYRPVSLLSFLSKTLERAVSSQLSCYLSQNDLLDPNQSGFKTGHSTETALLCVTEALRTAKANSLSSALILLDLSAAFDTVNHQILLSTLSELGISGTAHSWIASYLTGRSYQVAWRESVSTPRALTTGVPQGSVLGPLLFSLYTKSLGSVISSHGLSYHCYADDTRRVRPYLTQKAAQVLIQALVISHLDYCNSLLAGLPICAIKPLQLIQNAAASLVFNLPKFSYVTPLLRTLHWLPVEARIYYKTMVLAYGAVRGTAPPYLQALIRPYTQTRALRSSTSGLLAPLPLRKHSSRSAQSKLFAALAPQWWNKLPHDARKAESLTTFRRHLKPYNSAINTCASSKNISNTILSSPAPVVELASPTLPESRFFTFTTVTAADLKLAAVTPVLKKPGSDPDNLQNYRPISNLPFLSKLLECAVSSQLQNHLATHNLVEPFHSGFRARHSTETSLVRITNYLLMNADSRLPASSYCWTSVQHSTKSATPSCWTAPEEAPGPVRHCPGLVQVQFVVIGPNDTQLYVSTNTDTANATALLISSLQDIKAWMQLNFLQLNCKKTEVNLIGTPTIIHNISSYSLNIDCVKVLLTNEVRNLGVIFDSQLSFEAHIKSVTKF